In Vibrio marisflavi CECT 7928, the following are encoded in one genomic region:
- a CDS encoding D-2-hydroxyacid dehydrogenase, which produces MKTIVCLDGYTLNPGDNPWQPIESLGNFICYDRSTAGTSQVISRAKPAHILLTNKAPISKEVIDACPNLECIVVLATGYNVVDIEYAKEKNIPVLNVPSYGTDTVAEMVFAHIFQFARNVALNSQDVRDKHGWTNSNDWSYWLNPQLELAGKTIGIVGFGKIGQRVGELAHAFKMNVLAHEHFSHTPPNYPHHTTDLDTLLSQSDFVSLHCPALPTTENLIRQQTLAKMKRSALLINTSRGQLIDEQDLANALNNQVIAGAALDVLWQEPPETNNPLLTAKNCVITPHLAWATLDARKRITQMVAKNIQSFISGNLQNVVN; this is translated from the coding sequence ATGAAAACCATAGTCTGTTTGGATGGTTACACCTTAAATCCCGGTGACAACCCTTGGCAGCCAATAGAAAGCCTTGGCAACTTTATCTGCTACGACCGTTCTACTGCTGGAACCAGCCAAGTGATCAGCAGAGCAAAGCCTGCCCACATATTGCTCACCAATAAAGCGCCAATCAGTAAAGAAGTCATTGATGCTTGTCCAAACTTAGAGTGCATCGTAGTGTTAGCCACTGGATACAACGTAGTAGATATCGAATATGCGAAAGAAAAAAACATCCCTGTGCTAAACGTGCCAAGTTATGGCACCGATACAGTCGCAGAAATGGTCTTCGCGCATATTTTTCAATTTGCTAGAAATGTCGCGCTAAACAGCCAAGATGTACGAGACAAACACGGTTGGACAAATAGCAATGACTGGAGCTATTGGCTAAACCCACAACTAGAGCTTGCTGGAAAAACTATCGGCATTGTTGGATTTGGCAAAATAGGTCAGCGAGTCGGCGAGCTTGCTCATGCATTTAAAATGAATGTGCTTGCTCATGAGCACTTTTCACACACGCCACCGAACTACCCACATCACACGACTGACTTAGATACTTTACTATCACAATCTGATTTTGTTTCGCTTCATTGCCCTGCTCTACCCACAACAGAAAACCTGATTCGCCAACAAACACTGGCTAAAATGAAGCGTAGCGCTTTATTGATTAACACGTCTCGTGGCCAGTTAATTGATGAGCAAGACCTTGCCAATGCACTCAATAACCAAGTTATCGCGGGCGCTGCATTAGATGTTTTATGGCAAGAACCACCAGAAACCAACAACCCACTACTCACCGCCAAAAACTGTGTAATTACTCCGCATCTTGCATGGGCAACTCTGGATGCTCGCAAGCGGATAACTCAAATGGTGGCTAAGAATATTCAATCGTTTATTTCTGGGAATCTACAAAATGTAGTGAATTGA
- a CDS encoding cation:proton antiporter family protein yields MELVLISSAFVAGFIALRCQLPPLVGFLFAGFILHYYGFQTNETITTLSELGVTLLLFTIGLKLDIKVLLSKEIWAGATVHNLLTTAIFSAFLVLLKFIGVSFLASLATPQLILMGFALSFSSTVFAVKSIQEKGDMNATYGMIAIGILVMQDIFAVIFLTASTGKIPHWYAIALFALPLLRPIFFRILDKVGHGEMLVLFGIFFALVMGAGLFHLVGVKPDLGALILGMLLASHKKASELSKSLFNLKELFLVCFFLNIGLQAQPTLVAISLGVLFVLLLPIKGLVYFAVLHKFKFRMRTSLLTTLTLFNFSEFGLIVGALAYKLGWIGGDVMASIAIAVSISFVLAAPLNSKAHKLYRGISRRFKEHAADSLNKKDQLIYPGEAQILIFGMGRIGTGAYDDLKLRFGSITLGVDIKESTAAQHKDEGRNVISGDATDPDFWARIVDTSKVKLVLLAMPHHKGNQTALEQLQKIGFNGQIAAIAEYPDQLSSLVESGVDAAFNIYHEAGSGFARHVCEQLKPDFKQLSQKPIYSPKNRNREQ; encoded by the coding sequence ATGGAATTAGTTCTTATCTCGTCTGCTTTTGTTGCAGGCTTTATCGCATTGAGGTGCCAGCTCCCTCCCCTTGTCGGTTTTTTATTTGCAGGCTTTATATTGCATTACTATGGTTTTCAAACCAATGAGACCATAACAACACTTTCCGAGCTTGGTGTAACGTTACTCCTGTTTACCATCGGTCTAAAGCTAGACATAAAGGTACTGCTCTCAAAAGAGATATGGGCAGGAGCAACGGTTCATAACCTGCTAACCACCGCAATTTTTAGCGCCTTTTTAGTTCTCCTCAAATTTATTGGTGTTTCTTTTCTTGCTTCCCTAGCTACACCACAATTGATTCTGATGGGGTTTGCCCTGTCTTTTTCCAGTACTGTATTTGCAGTTAAGTCGATACAAGAAAAAGGTGACATGAACGCCACCTACGGCATGATTGCCATCGGTATTCTAGTCATGCAGGACATCTTCGCGGTCATATTCTTGACTGCATCGACAGGCAAAATACCTCACTGGTATGCGATAGCACTGTTTGCTCTTCCCTTGCTTAGACCAATCTTTTTCAGAATTTTGGACAAGGTTGGCCATGGAGAGATGCTGGTTCTGTTTGGTATATTCTTCGCTTTGGTAATGGGTGCAGGCCTGTTCCATTTGGTTGGTGTAAAACCAGATTTAGGTGCTTTGATCTTAGGAATGCTATTAGCTAGCCACAAAAAAGCATCTGAGCTATCCAAGTCTTTGTTTAACCTCAAAGAGCTGTTCTTAGTCTGCTTTTTCCTCAATATTGGCTTGCAAGCTCAACCCACATTAGTCGCTATCTCTCTGGGCGTTCTATTTGTTTTGCTTTTGCCTATTAAGGGTTTGGTGTACTTCGCGGTACTGCACAAATTCAAATTTAGGATGCGTACTTCACTGCTCACAACGCTTACTCTTTTTAACTTCAGTGAGTTTGGTTTAATTGTTGGCGCGCTAGCGTATAAATTAGGTTGGATTGGCGGAGACGTCATGGCTTCTATCGCCATTGCAGTCTCTATCTCCTTTGTATTAGCGGCACCACTTAACAGCAAAGCTCACAAACTATATCGCGGCATTTCTAGACGCTTCAAAGAGCATGCTGCCGACTCGTTAAACAAAAAAGATCAGCTAATATACCCGGGAGAAGCACAGATCCTCATCTTTGGTATGGGTCGAATCGGGACAGGTGCTTACGACGACTTAAAATTACGCTTCGGAAGTATCACTCTAGGCGTTGATATAAAAGAAAGCACCGCAGCCCAACACAAAGATGAAGGACGCAATGTTATCTCCGGAGATGCAACCGACCCTGACTTCTGGGCAAGAATAGTCGACACATCAAAAGTAAAGCTTGTTCTGCTTGCTATGCCTCACCATAAAGGTAACCAAACTGCGCTAGAGCAATTGCAAAAAATTGGCTTTAACGGGCAGATTGCTGCTATTGCAGAATACCCAGACCAACTTAGCTCTCTGGTTGAAAGTGGAGTGGATGCAGCTTTTAACATATACCACGAAGCAGGTAGCGGCTTTGCCCGACACGTTTGCGAACAGTTAAAACCAGACTTTAAACAGCTATCGCAAAAGCCAATTTACTCGCCAAAAAATAGAAATAGAGAGCAGTAA
- the asnB gene encoding asparagine synthase B, with protein sequence MCSVFGILDIKSDASALRPIALEMSKKLRHRGPDWSGIYASDKAILAHERLAIVGLNSGAQPLYNSDKSLILAVNGEIYNHKEIRAKYQDKYDFQTDSDCEVILALYQDLGADLLEELNGIFAFVLYDEEKDQYLVGRDHIGIIPLYQGYDEHGNYYVASEMKALVPVCKTISEFPPGCHYSSSDSEPQRYYIRDWNSYAEVEGNTTSKEELTEALEAAVKRQLMTDVPYGVLLSGGLDSSITSAVAKKFAAMRIEDNEQSEAWWPQLHSFAVGLEGAPDLKAAREVADKIGTVHHEMTYTIQEGLDAIRDVIYHIETYDVTTIRASTPMFLMGRKIKAMGIKMVLSGEGADEIFGGYLYFHKAPNAQEFHEETVRKLLALNMFDCARANKSLAAWGVEGRVPFLDKEFIDVAMRLNPKDKMCGNGKMEKHILRECFEDYLPDAIAWRQKEQFSDGVGYSWIDTLKEVAEEKVTDQQMSSAKYRFPYNTPTTKEGYVYREIFEELFPLESAAQCVPGGPSVACSSAKAIEWDDAFKNCVDPSGRAVQTVHNDAY encoded by the coding sequence ATGTGTTCAGTATTTGGGATTCTAGACATAAAAAGTGACGCGTCAGCACTTAGACCAATCGCGTTAGAAATGTCTAAAAAGCTTCGTCATCGTGGGCCGGACTGGTCAGGGATTTATGCATCAGATAAAGCAATTCTTGCTCACGAGAGGCTGGCTATTGTTGGCTTAAACAGTGGCGCACAACCTCTTTATAACTCAGATAAAAGCCTGATTCTTGCCGTCAATGGTGAGATCTATAACCACAAAGAAATTCGCGCCAAGTACCAAGATAAATACGACTTTCAAACCGATTCAGATTGTGAAGTCATTCTAGCTTTATACCAAGATTTAGGTGCTGATCTTCTTGAAGAGCTCAACGGTATTTTTGCCTTTGTTCTCTATGACGAAGAAAAAGATCAATACTTAGTTGGCCGTGACCACATTGGTATTATTCCTCTTTATCAAGGCTACGACGAACACGGCAACTACTATGTTGCTTCAGAGATGAAAGCCTTAGTACCTGTTTGCAAAACCATTAGCGAGTTTCCACCAGGATGCCACTACTCTTCATCAGATTCAGAGCCTCAACGCTATTACATTCGTGATTGGAACAGCTATGCCGAAGTCGAAGGCAATACAACCAGCAAAGAAGAGCTTACTGAAGCGCTAGAAGCTGCGGTGAAGCGTCAATTGATGACCGACGTTCCATATGGCGTGTTGCTTTCTGGTGGACTGGACTCTTCAATCACCTCCGCTGTCGCGAAAAAATTTGCCGCTATGCGTATCGAAGACAACGAGCAATCTGAAGCGTGGTGGCCTCAACTTCACTCCTTCGCCGTAGGCCTTGAAGGCGCTCCAGATTTAAAAGCGGCTCGTGAAGTCGCAGATAAAATTGGCACTGTGCACCACGAAATGACCTACACCATCCAAGAAGGTTTAGATGCTATTCGTGACGTGATCTATCACATCGAAACTTACGATGTCACTACCATACGTGCTTCAACTCCCATGTTCTTAATGGGCCGTAAGATCAAAGCGATGGGCATCAAAATGGTGCTATCTGGTGAAGGGGCAGACGAGATCTTTGGTGGTTACCTATATTTCCACAAAGCGCCAAACGCACAAGAGTTCCATGAAGAAACGGTACGTAAACTTCTGGCTCTGAACATGTTCGACTGCGCCCGCGCCAATAAATCTTTAGCTGCATGGGGTGTTGAAGGCCGAGTACCTTTCTTAGATAAAGAGTTTATCGATGTCGCAATGCGTTTAAACCCGAAAGACAAAATGTGCGGTAACGGAAAAATGGAAAAGCACATTCTTCGCGAGTGTTTTGAAGACTACCTCCCAGATGCAATTGCATGGAGACAGAAAGAGCAGTTCTCTGATGGTGTAGGTTACAGCTGGATTGATACACTAAAAGAAGTCGCAGAAGAAAAAGTGACGGATCAGCAAATGAGCTCAGCCAAATACCGCTTCCCATACAACACGCCGACGACTAAAGAAGGCTACGTGTATCGTGAGATATTTGAAGAGCTGTTCCCATTAGAATCTGCTGCACAATGTGTCCCTGGCGGCCCTTCTGTTGCTTGCTCTTCTGCCAAAGCGATTGAATGGGACGACGCGTTTAAGAATTGCGTTGACCCATCTGGACGCGCTGTACAAACCGTCCATAACGACGCATATTAA